The genomic stretch GGCGTCGGAAAGTATGAAGGCTTCACCGTGTTTATCCCGCGCGCCTTGCCGGGCGAGCGTGTGAAAGCTAAAGTGATCCGCGTGCAAAAGACATATGCCAACGGGCGGTTGATCGAAGTCCTATCCGACACAGCAAGCCGCACCGAACCGCCCTGCCCAATTTTTCACCGTTGCGGTGGATGTCATCTGCAACATATGACCTATGAAGCACAGTTAAAGCACAAGCGCCAGACGGTGGTCGATGCGCTGACTCGCATCGGCAAGTTGGAAGGTGTGACGGTGCATGAAACCTTGGGGATGGACAACCCTTGGCAGTACCGCAACAAGGCGCAAGTTCCGATTGGCGAGATCGACGGGCGACTGGCGGTGGGCTTTTATGCGCCGCGGACGCATGAGATCATCGAGATGCAGAGCTGCGACATCCAGCATGCGTACAATGATCAGATCGTACATACGACAAAAGCGATCTTGCAGGAGCTGGCGATCCCGCACTATGAGGAAGCGAGTGGTCGCGGGCTGGTGCGCCACATCATCGGACGAGCTGGGTTTCATACCGGGGAAACGATGCTCGTGCTGGTGACGAACGGACGGAAGATCCCACATCAAGAGGTGCTCATCGACCGCTTGCGGGCAAGAATCCCGCATTTGGTGAGCATCGTGCAGAACATCAACCGCGAGCAGACCAACGTGATTTTTGGAAACGAAACGCGGACGCTCTGGGGAAAAGAC from Tumebacillus algifaecis encodes the following:
- the rlmD gene encoding 23S rRNA (uracil(1939)-C(5))-methyltransferase RlmD; this translates as MAKPKLQVPVEKNQYIELDITGLGHEGEGVGKYEGFTVFIPRALPGERVKAKVIRVQKTYANGRLIEVLSDTASRTEPPCPIFHRCGGCHLQHMTYEAQLKHKRQTVVDALTRIGKLEGVTVHETLGMDNPWQYRNKAQVPIGEIDGRLAVGFYAPRTHEIIEMQSCDIQHAYNDQIVHTTKAILQELAIPHYEEASGRGLVRHIIGRAGFHTGETMLVLVTNGRKIPHQEVLIDRLRARIPHLVSIVQNINREQTNVIFGNETRTLWGKDTITDTIGEIRFEISAGSFFQVNPVQTEVLYGKALEYANLSGSETVIDAYCGIGTISLFLAQKAKEVYGVEIVPEAIEDAQKNAALNEIRNAHFAVGEAETVIPQWHRDGVRADVLVVDPPRKGCDERLLATIAEMQPERVVYVSCNPGTLARDLRYLEDHGYKTVEVTPVDMFPHTFHVECVAWLVRKDN